The Brevibacillus choshinensis genome includes the window CCTGGCTGCGGTGATCGTCGAGCCGATCGGGGGAAATATGGGCGTCGTTCCTCCATTGCCAGGCTTCCTGGAAGGCTTGCGTGAGATTACACAGCAATACGGCACACTGCTCATTTTTGATGAAGTAATGACTGGATTCCGCGTGGCTCGTGGCGGTGCGCAAGAGCTGTTCGGTATCGCACCTGATTTGACTACGATGGGCAAAGTCATTGGTGGTGGTCTACCAGTAGGTGCATATGGCGGGAAGCGTGAAATCATGCAGCAGATCGCTCCTGCTGGTCCAATCTATCAAGCAGGGACTCTCTCTGGTAACCCACTGGCAATGGCAGCAGGCTTGACCACTCTTCAGGAGCTGAGCAAGCCAGGCGCTTACGAGCGTTTGGAGAAATTGTCTGCACGCCTGGCGGAAGGCTTGGCTGACAATGCGAGCAAGCTCGGCATTCCACACACTCTCAATCGCGTTGGTTCCATGGTTTGTCTGTTCTTTACAGACACGCCTGTCATCAACTACGAGACAGCTAAGACTTCCGATCTGGAGCGCTTCTCTACGTACTTCAGCCATTTGTTGGAAGAAGGCATTATGATCCCACCTTCGCAATTTGAAGGCATGTTCGTATCCGTGGCTCACTCCGAGGCAGATATCGAGAGAACGATTGAAGCAAGCTACCAGGCGATGAAAAAGTTATAAGGATGCAAGCAGAACCCTCCTGAAGCCGTTCAGGAGGGCTTTCGTTTTTTTACAGGTTTTGTCTGATGATTGTGATAAAATAAGTGGGAAAAACTGGCTGGAATGGAGTGATCGCAGTGAGTGGAAGTATCGCAGTGGTACCGCAGAAGTATTTGATTGGAATGAGTTTTTCAGGGAACTTTCAGGCTTTGGTAGCAGAAATGCCCAAGGTATGGGCGACGTTTTTGCAGCGTCAGCCAGAAATTCCTCTAGTCGTCCATCCTGTGGTTCGATATGACATCAGTAACGAAAATCACACTTACCAGATGTACACGGAGTATATTGCGGTGGAAGTAGAACGTTTCGAACAAATCCCCGTGGGAATGATCGGCTTCACCGTACCGGAAAAAACATACGCCCGTTTCACGCATACTGGCCCGATGGACCAAGTGCAAAATACGTACCAGCAGGCGTTTCAATGGATAAAGGAACATGGACACCGAGTGGATGAAGCTGCTCTGCGCATAGAACGTTACGATGAACGATTTGTTCCTAGCGTGCATGCTCCCGAGCGTTCTGAAAATGCGTATGACATCTTCATCCCGTTGCTGTAACGTATTGCTTGCTCACTTTAGCCCCAATTGAAGCTGTCTGGTAACAAACCGATCCATTTCCTCCATCACGGACGTCAATGTGGAGAGGCTAGCGCAAAGGTCCAACCCGATTTCCAAGGCGTGGTTCGCGTTCGGTACGATTTCGAGATGTAGATTCGGTTTTGTTTCTCTCAATTTTTCCATCAACGGTTCCCGATAAAAAT containing:
- a CDS encoding GyrI-like domain-containing protein — protein: MSGSIAVVPQKYLIGMSFSGNFQALVAEMPKVWATFLQRQPEIPLVVHPVVRYDISNENHTYQMYTEYIAVEVERFEQIPVGMIGFTVPEKTYARFTHTGPMDQVQNTYQQAFQWIKEHGHRVDEAALRIERYDERFVPSVHAPERSENAYDIFIPLL
- the hemL gene encoding glutamate-1-semialdehyde 2,1-aminomutase; translated protein: MKREKSTELFAEAQHYIPGGVNSPVRAFKSVGGNPIYIEKGEGSRIFDVDGNSYIDYIGSWGPLILGHAHPRVLSAITEVATLGTSFGAPTERETDMAKLVCELVPSVEVVRMVNSGTEATMSALRLARGYTKRNKIMKFEGCYHGHADSLLIKAGSGVATLGLPDSPGVPEGTAVNTITVPYNDLESVKLAFSSFGDDLAAVIVEPIGGNMGVVPPLPGFLEGLREITQQYGTLLIFDEVMTGFRVARGGAQELFGIAPDLTTMGKVIGGGLPVGAYGGKREIMQQIAPAGPIYQAGTLSGNPLAMAAGLTTLQELSKPGAYERLEKLSARLAEGLADNASKLGIPHTLNRVGSMVCLFFTDTPVINYETAKTSDLERFSTYFSHLLEEGIMIPPSQFEGMFVSVAHSEADIERTIEASYQAMKKL